In Desulfoferula mesophila, the genomic window TTGTTAGAGCATTTACATGAACAAGGTCCCCTGGCCCTGGACTCCCTGCGGGAGCGCTTTCCCCGGGTGCTGGCCCTGGCCCGCAAGCTGGAGGCGGGCGGCTGGCTGAGTCTGACCCACCGCCCGGTGGTCAAGGACCTCACCGGGCGGCCCATCCTGCCCGAGCCCGAGCCCGCCGCCTACACCGAGGAGCAACAGGCCGCCCTGGAACGCCTGCTTCCGGCCATAAGCGCCCACAAGTTCGAGCCTTTTCTGCTTTACGGCGTCACCGGCAGCGGCAAGACCGAGATGTACGTGGCCGCCTGCCGGGCCGCGATGGCCGCGGGCCGCCAGGCCCTGGTGCTGGCCCCGGAGATCGGCCTGTGCCTGAGGTTGGAGGGATTGCTCAAGGATCGCTTCGGCGACGACAAGGTGGCGGTGTTGCACAGCGGCCTGAGCCCGGCGGTGCGCCGGGGCCAGTGGCTGGCCATCGCCCGGGGCCAGGCCCCGCTGGTGGTGGGGGCCCGCTCGGCGGTGTTCGCCCCCCTGGAGCGCCTGGGGGTCATCTGCCTGGACGAAGAGCAGGACGAATCGTACAAGCAAAACGACCGCTTGCACTACCAGGCCCGCGACCTGGCCCTGCTCAGGGGCCAGGAGCAGGACTGCCCGGTGCTCTTGGGCACCGCCACCCCGGCGGTGACCACCTATTGGCGGGCCGCCCAGGGCAAGCTGACCCGGCTCACCCTGAGCAAGCGGGTCAAGAACGCGGTGCTGCCGGTGATGGAGGTGGTGGACCTCAGGAGCGCGGGCAGGCTCGGGGGCGGTTTTCTCAGCGTTCAGTTAAAGCAAGCGCTTGAACAAAACGTGGCGGAGGGCCGCCAGGCTATCCTGTTCCTCAACCGGCGCGGTTTCGCCCCGGCCCTGATCTGCCCGGCCTGCGGCCGGCGGGTGGGCTGCCCGGCCTGCAGCGTCAGCCTGACCCTGCACAAGGAGCAAAACGCCCTGGTCTGCCATACCTGCGGCCATCACCAGCCGATACCCGCCGCGTGCCCCGCCTGCGGCCAGAGCGAGGCCGAGCTAAAACCCCTGGGCCTGGGCACAGAGCAGGTGGAAGCCACCCTGGCCGAGCTGTTCCCCGCCATGCGCCTGGGCCGCCTGGACCGCGACGCCGCCGCCAACCCCACCCAGCTGCGCAAGGTGCTGGGCGCGGTGGCCAAGCGCGAGCTGGACGTTATCGTGGGCACCCAGATGATCACCAAGGGTCACCATCTGCCGGGCATAGGGTTGGTGGGCATCCTCTTGGCCGACCAGGCCCTGGGCCTGCCCGACTTCCGCGCAGCCGAGCGGGCCTATACCCTAATCACCCAGGCCGCCGGGCGGGCCGGGCGCGAGGGCGAGGCCGGGCGGGTTATCGTGCAGACCTACGACCCGGCCCACCACGCCCTGCGCGCCGCCCTCGCCCACGACCCGGCCCTGTTCTACGAGCCGGAGTTGGAGGAACGCCAGGCCCTGGGCTATCCGCCCTTTGCCCGCCTGGTGAGCCTGCGCCTGGAAGGGGCCTCGGAGACGGCCACCGCCGCCGCGGCGCAAAACCTGGCCCGGGCCTTGGAGCGGGCCAAGCACAAGCTGGAGCCCCGGGCCCGCATCCTGGGACCGGCCCCGGCCCCCATCGCCCGCATCCAAAGCCGCTGGCGCTGGCTGATCCTCATCAAGAGCCCCGGCGCGGGGGTGGCGGCGTCCATCCTGCGCCTGGCCCGCCACCAGGCGGGGCCCCCGCCCGCCGGGGTGCGCCTGGTCGTCGACGTGGACCCCCTCAACCTGTTGTAAGGAATCGCCGTGGCCAGGATTGTGACGGTGGACTTGGAGCTTTGCTTTGGCTGCGGCACCTGCCGCTCGCTGTGCCCCCGGGTCTTCGCCCTGGAGGGCGAGCCTCGCAAGTGCCGGGTCGTTGACCCCAGCGGCGACCCCGGCGACCCCGCCTGCGTGGAGTTCGCCATCGACTCCTGCCCGGTGGAGGCCATCGCCTGGCGACAAGCGCGCCCTGGCGGCGCAAAAGATTCTTGACCGCGATAGCTACCCTCTGTAGATTAATAATAATCATTATCACAATTGATTAATCACCCGGTTGTTGGCATTTCGCGCACCGGGGTTGCTACAATACGTTTATGAAAATTGATCAAGGGAGGAGTCACCAATGGCCAAAGTTCTGATTGCCTACGCCAGCCGCACCGGCAAAACCGAAACCATCGCCAACTACATCGCCGAGGGCGTGCGTTTCACCGGCAACGAAGTCGAAGTCAAGAAGATCAGCGATATCAAGGACGGAGCCGAGCTGGCCGGTTATGACGGCTACATCTTCGGATCGCCCACCTACCACCGCAACATGACCGGCGGCATGCAGCAGTTTTTGTTCAAGGCCGAGAACGCCGGGCTGGCCGGCAAGCTGGCCGGGGCCTTTGGCTCCTACACCCACAGCGGCGACGCCCCGGGCATCATCATGGACACCATGACCCACGTGTTCAAAATGAAGCCGGCCGAGTTGGGCTCCATGAACCTGTTGGAAGACCAGGTCAACACCCCCGACGGCATCAAGGCCGGGCAGGACTACGGCCGCACCGTGGCCGGGGAACTCTAGGCCTTTCAACAGACGCCTTAAAAGTCCTGATCCCCGTCCGGCAACGCGCCGGGCGGGGATTTTTCGCGCCCCCCGCCGCGCCCAGGCCCCATCATGGAGGCAGCGGCAAGCACCGGGAGAAACGTTATGAGTCAAAAAGTGGTGGTGGACCAGGAAACCTGCATCGGCTGCGGCAACTGCGAGGCGGTTTGCCCCGAGGTGTTTAAGCTGGACCCGGCCATCGACAAGTCCCAGGTGATCAAGCCCGAGGGCGGGCCGGACTGCGTGGAAGACGCCATCGACCAGTGCCCGGTCGAGGCCATCTCCTGGCAGTAGGCTTAGGCCGCCTTATCCCGGCTTGATGGCCCCGGAGGCCAGTTGCTTGATGATGCCCCACCACAGGGCGGGCAGGGTGGCGATGAGGGCCAGGCCCAGCAAGAGCACCAGGGCGCCGTGGGCCCGCGAGAGCCAGGCCAGCAGCGGGTTTTGGCTTTGGGCCACGGTGCGCGAGCGCAACAGCTGCCCCAGCAGGTACAGGGCCGCCAGGGTGCCCGCTCCCTGCCAGGCGCTGAAGTGGTAGGGCACCAAATGAAATTGGTTGAGCATGGCGGCCACGATCACCCCCAGGCCCATTACCGCGGCGAGCCCCGCCCAAAAACTGGCCACTAAGCAACCTCCTTGTACAACCGTTGCTACCCCCCCAAGCGGCCCAACCGACCTCCCCTAAGCCAGCAAGTCCCTGAGCGCCCCCTCCAGCTCCGGAAATTTGAAGGAAAATCCCGCCCTGGTCAAGGCCTGGGGTATGACCCGCTGGCCGGTGAGCACCACCGAGCCCATCTCCCCCAGGGCCAGGCGCACCGCGAAGCCCGGCGCGGGCAGCAGGGCGGGCCGCCCCAGGACCCGGCCCAGGGTGCGGGTGAACTCCCGGTTGCGCACCGGGTGGGGGGCGCAGCAGTTCAGCGCCCCGCTCACCTGGCTCTCCAGGCAAAACAAGAGCGCCGCGACCAGATCCTCCTGGTGAATCCAGGAGAACCACTGGCGGCCCGAGCCCAGGGGACCGCCCAGGCCCAGCTTGAACACCGGCAGCATCTGGCCCAGGGCCCCGCCGCCGTCGCCCAGCACGATGCCGAAGCGGGTGCAGGCCACCCGCGCCCCGAACTTGGCCGCCGCCCGGGCCTCGGCCTCCCACTCCAGGCACACCTTGGCCAAAAAGTCGTCCCCTGGCGGGGACTGCTCGCTCAGCTCCTCGTCGCCTCGGGGACCGTAATAGCCCACCGCCGAGGCCGAGACCAGCACCGGCGCCTCGCCCTGGTGGCGGGCCAGGGCCGCCACCAGATTGCGGGTGGTGTCCACCCGGCTGGAGCGGATCAGGGCCTTGTACTCCTCGCTCCAACGATTGAAGAGGTTGGCCCCGGCCAGGTTCACCGCCGCGTCGCAGGCCGCCGCCGCCTCTTGCCAGTCGCCGGGGGCGGTGGGGTCGCCCACGCAGGCCTCCACCCCGGCGGGCAGGCGCGCCGCCCCCTTCTCGCTGCGGGTCAGCACCGTCACCGCGTGGCCGCTTTGGCGTAAACGGGCGCACAGGGTGGTCCCCACGAAACCGCTCCCCCCGGTGACGAACACTTGCATGACCTGCTCCTTTTTCTATAGGCGGCACCCCGCCCGGTAGCCCCCGGCGATGGCCGCCAGGGCGTTGGCCTCTCCGGCCGCGTCACCCACCAGCTCCACCTTGAGGCCCTGGGCCTGCAGCGCTGAGGCCAGCTCGGCCTGGGGCCGGGTGCCGGTGGCCAAGACCACGGTGTCGGCCTCGAGCTCTTGCTCCTGGCCGTCTATGACCGCGGTGAGGCTGCCCTCGGCGATGGCCTTGACCTGCACCTTGGTGTGCACCGTCACCCCGAAACGCTTGAGCAGCCCGAAGACGATCCAGCGGGTGGAGCGGCCGATGCCCGCCCCCATCTTGGGCAGCGCCTCCAACACGGTGACCGGGTGGCTGCCCTGGGCGATGAGCCGCTCCACCACCTCCGGGGTCTCGGCCCCGAACAGGTTGATGAAATAGCTCTGCTCCGGGGTCAGGGCTCCCTGGCGGGCCAGGTACAGCGCCGTCTCCAGGCCCACCGCCCCGCCGCCGATCACCACCACCCGGCCCCGGGCCAGGGCCTTGCCCTGTAGCAGCTCCCAGGCGGTGAGCACGTGGGGCAGCTCCGCGCCGGGGATGGGCGGGCGGGTGGGCGTGGCCCCGCTGGCCAGCACCACCGCCTCGGGCTTAAGCTCGGCCACCATCTCCGGGGTGGCCACGGTGCCCAGGCGCAGCTCCACCCCCAGGGCCGTGAGCTGGGCCTTTTGCCAGCGGGGGATGGAGCCGAAGTCGGTTTTCATCAGCGGCCGGTTCCACCAGGCGATCTGCCCGCCCAGCTCCGGGGCCCGCTCGAAGAGCACCACGTGATGGCCCCGCCGGGCGGCGGTGATGGCCGCCATGCAGCCGCCGGGGCCGCCGCCCACCACGGCCACCCGCTGGGGCCGCTCGGCCTTGCCCGGCCCGGTGTCCTTGGCCTCGCGACCGGCCCGGGGATTGACCATGCAGCCCACCGGCTTCATCTGGGGGATGGCGTCGAAACAGCCCTGGTTGCAGGCCACGCAGCGGCGGATCAGCTCGCTGTGGCCCGTCTTGGCCTTGGCGGGCAGGCGCGGGTCGGCCAAGAGCGGGCGGCCCATGCACACCAGGTCCGCGTCGCCCCGGGCCAACACCGCCTCGGCCAGCTCGGGGCTGTGCATGCGGTTGCTGGCGGCCACGGGCACCGAGCGCACCGCCCACTTGACCCCCCGGGCCAGGTAGGAGAAGCCGCCGGGAGGCAGCTCCTGGGTGATCTGGGGCACCCGGGTCTCATGCCAGCCGCCGGTGACGTTGATCATATCCACCCCGGCGTCCTCGCAGGCCTTGGCAAAAAGGGCCGCCTCGTCGCCGGTGTGGCTGCCGGGCACGAAGTCGTTGCCCGCGATGCGGATGCCCACGCAGAAGTCGGGCCCCACCGCGGCGCGCACCTTGGCGATGGTCTCCAGACCGAAGCGCATGCGGTTTTCCAGCGAGCCGCCATATTCGTCCTCGCGCTGGTTGATCTTGGGCGAGAGGAACTGGCAGATGAGGTAGCCCGCCGAGCCCAATATCTCCACCATGTCCAGACCCGCGTCCTTGGCCCGCCTGGCGGCGGAGGCAAAGTCGTCCTGGGTCTGGGTGATCTCCTCCAGGGTCAGCGCCCGGCACTCGTCCTTGGTGAAGCCCGAGGTGTGGGGGCTGGCGCTCACCGGCTGGCCGCCGATGAGCATGGCGTGGGCATAGGCCCCGGCCATGTAGAGCTGGGCCCCCACCGCCGCGCCCTCGGCGTGCGCCGCCTGGGCCAGGCGGCTCAGGCCTTCCACGTCGGCATCGTCCTTGATGCTGATGAAGATGGGGCCGCCCGCCTGCTCGTTGATCACGCAGCCGCCCACGATTATCAGCCCCGCCCCGCCGGCGGCCCGCTCGCGGTAGAAGGCCACGAGTTGGTCGCTCACCTTGCCGCCCGGGGTGTAGTTCAGGTGCATGGCGGGCATGACGATGCGGTTTTTGAGCTCCAGCCGGTTCAGGGTGATGGGCTCGAAAAGCAGGGGGTAGCGGTCCATGGTTCGCTCCTGGTGTGGGTGGGCTTGCGGCGCCTACCTAATCACTAGCGCGAGGCGGGGGTGATGGGCAAGAAGAAAGCGCCGCCAATTCGGCCCCCTCCCTCGCCGATTTGCCTTGGGGCGCGGCCCGGCCCTCGCTATCATTAGGGCATGGAAGCCTCGCTGCTCAGAGACATGCTCATCATCTACGCCCTGGCCGCCGTGGTGGTGGCCATTTTCCAGCGCATCAAGGTGCCGCCGGTGGTGGGCTTTTTGCTTACCGGGGTGTTGGCCGGGCCCCACGGCCTGGGCCTGGTGGGCGAGGTGCACCAGGTGGAGATGCTGGCCGAGATCGGCATTATCCTGCTGCTTTTCACCATCGGCCTGGAATTCTCGGCGGCCCAGCTAAAGCAGATGCGCCTGCCCGCCCTGGTGGGGGGTGGGCTCCAGGTGTTGGGCACGGCCGGGGCCGGGGCCGGAGCGGCCCTGCTCCTGGGCCAGGGGCCGGGCCAGGCGGTGTTCTGGGGCTTCATCCTGGCCCTGTCCAGCACGGCCATCGTGCTCAAGCTTCTGCAGGAAAAGGCGGCCCTGGACAGCCCCCAGGGGCGCACGGTGCTGGGGGTGCTGATCTTCCAGGACGTGGCCGCGGTGCTCATGCTGTTGACCATCCCCTTTTTGGCGGCGGCCGGTACCGGCGGCGCGGCCCCGGCGCAGGCCGGGTGGGGCCTGTTGTTAAAGGGCCTGGCCGCCCTGGTTCTGCTTCTGGTGGGGGCCCGCTGGGTGCTGCCCTGGTTCATGAGCCGCATGGCCGCCACCCGCAACCGGGAGCTGTTCATCATCGCGGTGGTGGTGATCCTTTTGGTGGTGCTGTGGCTCACCTCCTGGGCCGGGCTCTCCCTGGCCCTGGGGGCCTTCTTGGCCGGGCTTTTCCTGGCCGGTTCGCGCTACAGCCACCAGGCGGTGGGCAGCTTCATGCCCATGCGCGATTTGTTCACCAGCCTGTTCTTCGTCTCCATCGGCATGTTGTTGGACCTGCGCTTCCTCCTGGCCCACCCCGGCTGGGTGGCCCTGGGGGTGGGGGCGGTGCTGGTGGCCAAGACCCTGCTGGCCGGGGGCGCGGCCCTGGCCCTGGCCCAGCCGCTTAGGGTGGCCCTGGGCGTGGGGCTCATGCTCAGCCAGGTGGGCGAGTTCTCCTTCGTGGTGGCCAAGGCGGGCCACGGCGTGGGGCTGATCAGCCCCCAGGGCTACCAGCTCATGCTCACCGTGGCGGTGCTCACCATGGCCCTCACCCCCCCGGCGGTGTGGCTGGGGGGCAAGCTGGCCGCGCGCACCCAGCAGATAACCCTGCCCCGTCCGCCGGGCATGCCGGCCCCGGCGGACCAAGACCTAATGGGCCATGTCATCGTGGTGGGCTACGGCATCAACGGCCAGAACGTAACCCGCGCCGCCCGGGCGGCGGGCATCCCCTACGTGGTGGTGGAGATGAACCCGCTCACCGTGCGCCGCGAGACGGCCAAGGGCGAGCCCTTCATCTTCGGCGACGCCATGAACCAGGCGGTGCTGGAGCACGCCGGGGTGCTCACCGCCAGGGTGGTGGTGGTGGCCATCGCCGACCCGGTGGCCACCCGCCACATCGTGGCCACGGTCAAGGACCTCAACCCGGCGCTGCACCTCATCGCCCGCACCCGCTTCTTGCAGGAGATGGGCGAGCTGTACCGGCTGGGGGCCGACGAGGTGATCCCCGAGGAGTACGAGACCTCGGTGGAGATCTTCGCCCGGGTGCTGCGGCGCTTTCTGGTGCCCCAGGCCGAGATAGAGCGCCTGGTGGGCGGGCTCAGGGCCGAGGGCTACGAGATGCTGCGCGGCCTGGAGATGCCCACCGAGCACGGGCCGGACATCTCCAAGCTCATCAGCGAGGTGGACATCGTCACCCTGCAGGTGATGGCCGACGCGGCGGCGGCGGGCAAGACCATCGCCGCCCTGGGCCTCAGGGCCAAGCACGGGGTCACCGTCCTGGCGGTGCGCCGGGGGCGGGAAACCTTGGCCAATCCGGGGGCGGACACGGTGCTCACCCCCGGCGACTTCCTGGTGCTCATGGCCACCCCCTCGGCCCTGGAGGGGGCCCGCGCCCTGCTACGCTGATCACCCACCGCTCCGCTTGCCGAAAATGGTGTTTTTTAGGATGCAAAGCATGTTAGGTAATAGCATGCTGTATCCGCCCCCACAGTTGACCCCGTCCCTGCCCGGCGCCGCTTGGCTCCGGCCGCCTTTGGTGCCAATCTAGCCCCATGCCCGACGTGCTGCTCATAAACCCCGCCTGGGGCGATCGCCGCCCCCGCCGCTGGCCTCCCCTGGATCTGCTGGGCCTGGCCGCCCTGCTCCGGGGCCAGGGAGCCACGGTGGAGCTGGCCGACGCCCGCGCGGTGCCCACCGCCCCGGCGGCGCTCAAGGCTCTGGCCGCCCGGGCCGACACGGTGTTCATCACCTCCAGCCCCCTGGACCGCTGGCAGCGCCCCCATCTGGACACCCGGGGCTTCGCCCAAACCTGCCGCGGCCTGGATCATCCCCGGGTGGTGCTCCTGGGGGTGCACGGCACCCTGAGCCCCGCCGAGATGCTCGCGGCCACCGGGGCCTGGACCCTGGTGCGCGGCGAGAGCGAGCAAGCCGCGCCCCTGGCCCGCGGCGCCGACCGCTCCGAGCTGCCCGGCGCCGCCTGGCTGCAAAAGGGCGAGTTGCGCCTGGGGCCGGAGCCCGCTCCGGTGGAGCTGGCCGCCCTGCCTATGCCCGCCTTCGAGCTGGCCCCGCCGGAGTTCTATGAGCACGAGGCGTTGGGCCGGCGTTTCGCCCTGCTGGAGACCAGCCGGGGCTGCGCCCACGCCTGCCGCTTTTGCCTCAAGGCCATGTACGGACCCGGCGTGCGCCGCAAGAGCGTAGCGCGGGTGCTGGCCGAGGCGGAGGCCGTGGCCCGCCTGGGGGCGCGTTGTTTTTACTTCATGGACCTGGAGTTCACCGGCGAGCGCGAGCGCGCCCTGGAGCTGTGCGCCGGGCTGGCCGGGCTGGGCCTGGGCCTTAGCTGGGGCTGCCAGAGCCGCCCGGACGCCGTGGACCCCGAGCTGCTTACCGCCCTGGCCGGGGCCGGGTGCCGCCTGGTGCGCTACGGGGTGGAATCTGGCTCGCCGGCCGTGTTGGAGGGCCTGGGCAAGCCGCTGGACCCGGAGGCGGCCCGCGAGGCGGTGGCGGCTACTGAGCGGGCGGGCATGGACAGCGTGTGCTCGTTCATGCTGGGCCTGCCCGGCGAGGGCGAGGCCGAGCGCGCGGCCATCCTGGAACTGGCCCGCTCCCTGCCCGCCGGTTGGGTCTCCTTCCAGGTGGCCGTCCCCTATCCCGGCACCGGCCTGGCCGCCGATTGCCCCGACTCGCCCGCTTGGAGCGCCTGCGACGCGCAGCCCTCGGCGCACGACGAGCTGGAGGCCTGGCGCAAGCGGGCCTGCCGGAGCTTTTATCTGCAACCGGGGCGCTTGGCCCGGCTGCTGGGCAAAGGCCGGGGGAGCCTGCGGCAAAACGGCGCGCGGCTGCTTCGGGAGTTGTCCCGCTAGCGGGAGCGCCGGCGGCGCGAGCGGGGCCGCGGGAACCGTAGGCCATAAATCTCTAAAGATAGTTGACAAATCATGATGCCAAGGTAAGCTTTTAAGAGTTTACCGGCCAATAAGTCTAAATTTCCGCTTGATCTTCCAGGCTACGCCCAGTGATCTAAGCCAAAAGTTAAGGCTCGTTGAGCCAGACCAGCCCTCCCGTAAAGCGGGTGGGCCATACCGCTTTTTTCACTAGGAGTATTTGAAAGATGAGCAGTAATATCTATGTGGGCAACCTGTCCTACGACACCACCGATGATTCCTTGAGCAACGCCTTTTCCCAGCACGGCACCGTGCTCTCCGCTCGGGTCATCACCGACCGCATGACCGGCCGTTCGCGCGGCTTCGGTTTCGTGGAGATGGAAGACAACGGCGAGGCTCAGGCGGCCATCCAGGCCATCAACGGTACCTCGCTGGACGGCCGCGAGGTAAAGGTCAACGAGGCCAAGCCCCGCGAATCCCGCGACTCCCGCGACTCCCGTCCGCCTCGCCGCTGGTAGAGCGTGACCGGCCCGGACGGCCCCTTGGCGCGCCGGGCCTGTCCCTCCCCAGAGCATCCGCATCCCCGAGGCCGGCCCGCCCCTGGCTCGCCGTCCTTGGGGATTTTTTTGACCTCAAACCTGGAGGTGACCTTTTGGCGAGAACCAACTATCAGTTTCAAAAGCGGCAGAAGGAAATGGAACGTAAGAAGAAAAAGGAGCTTAAGCGCCAGCAAAAGCTGGAGAAAAAGCGCCTGGCCGAGGGCCCGGATTTCGAAGAAGAGCCCGATCTGGACGAAGACGAAGGCGAGGAGCAGAGCGACCCGATTTAGGTTTGCGCCAGGGCCTCGGTCCGGGGGGCATCCAGAGCCAGCGACAGGGTGTCGTGGGTGGCCTTCATTAGCTTGCGGGAGTTTTTCTTGAGCTCCGGGTCGCTGATGAGCGGCAACACCGTGATCTTGATGCGCCCCGGCCGGATGTACCAGCTCTTTTTGGGCAGCACCTGGGCCGAGCCCTCGATGGCCACCGGGGCCACGTCGGCCCGGGCCTGGGAGGCCAGCACGAAGGCCCCCCGCTTGAACTCGCCCAGCCTGCCGTCGGCGCTGCGGGTGCCTTCGGCGAAAAACAGCACCGCGCTGCCTTTCTTGATCCTCTCCACGGCCGTGCGCATCAACTCACCGGCCTGGCCGCTCTGGCCGCGGTCCACGAAGATATAGCCCGCCTTTTTCATGGCATAGCCCCACAGGGGCACCTTGGCCAGCTCCTTTTTGACCACGAACTTGAAATCCAGCGGCAGCCCGGACAACAGGGCCAGGATGTCGAACAGGCTCTGGTGGTTGCACACCAAGACCATGGGCCCGCCCTCGGGGCGCTCCAGGTTTTCCAGGCCGTGGGTCTCCACCTTCACCCGGCTGGCCCAAAGCAAAACCCGGCTCCAGGGCCGGGCTCCGTAGCGGTGGGTGAGGCTGCCGGTGGAATCGACCAAAAACCACAGGATGGAGATGATCGACCAGATGATGGTCTGCACCACGATGAATAGGTGCAGCCCGTACATGCCCAGGCGCCGGGTCATCCCCCCCTCGGCCATCAGATGGACCACTCCACCAGGGAGGCGCCCCAGGTGAGGCCCGCCCCGAAGGTGACCATCAAAAGCTTGTCCTTGGGGGCCAGACGGCCCACGGAGGCCGCTTCGGCCAGGGCCATGGGGATGGAGGCCGAGGAGGTGTTGCCGTAGCGGTCGATGGTGGTGTAGACCTTGTCCTCGGTCAGGCCCAGGCGCTGGGCCAGGGCGTTGATGATGCGGATGTTGGCCTGGTGGGGCACCATCAGGGCCAGCTCCTCCACCTTCACCTGGGCCTTGTCCAGGGTCCAGCGGGTGATCTCCTCCAGGCACTCCACCGCCTTTTTGAAAAGCGGCTTGCCGTCCATCACCAGATAGAAGGGACGCTGTTCGTTGATGCCGGGCACTATGTCCAGGGACGGAAGCTCGCAGTCCTTGTCCACCGAATAGAGCAGGTGGCCGAAGGAGCCGTCGGAGCGCAGGTGCACCGCCTTGATGCCGGTGTCCTCCTCCGTGCGGCTAAGCACCACCGCCCCGGCCCCGTCGCCCAACAGCACGCAGGTGCCCCGGTCGGACCAGTTGGTCACCCCGGAGAGCACCTCGGCCCCCACCACCAGGGCGTGCTCGGCCTCGCCGCAGCGGATGGCGTTGTTGGCCACGCTCAGAGCGTAGATGAAGCCGGAGCACCCGGCCGAGACGTCCATGCTGGCCGCCTTGCGCGCCCCGATCTTCTCCTGCAACACGCAGGCGCAGGAGGGGAACTGGCGGTCCGGGGTCACCGTGCCCACCACCACCAGGTCCAGGTCGCAGGCATCCACCCCGGATTGCTCCAGGGCCTGGCGGGCGGCCCGGGCGGCCAGCTCGCTGGTCACCATGCCCCCGGTGGCTATGCGCCGCTCCTTGATGCCGGTGCGGCGGGTGATCCAGTCGTCGCTGGTGTCCACGACCTTTTCCAGATCGCGGTTGGTGACGACCGTTTCGGGAGTGTAGGAGCCGGCTCCCACTACTTTGGCATTGTGCATTTTTCCAAATCCAGCCTCCCCATTCGGGGGGGCGCTCTCGCGCGTTTGGCCCGAAATCGTTCGGGCCGGCGTCTCTGTGCGGGGGTTTGGGGATCGCGTCGAGACGCTTGCTGATTAAATTCAAAGGGGCTGATCGATCCCCTCAGCCGCAAAGTTTACCATTTGCAAGACCGAAATCCCAGTATTTCACAGTTTTTTGTCCCGGGGGCCAATCGCGCCAAACCTTGGCGGCAAGCCGGTGAATGAGGTTCATACCCGCGGTTTCGCCGGCACTGCCTCCGCCCGCAGGCTGGTGTATGCTAAATGGAGAACGATCGGTGCATTCGAGGGAAAGAGGAGCGTGCATGTTCAGAGTGTTTGCGGCGCTTCTGGCCGCGGGTCTGTTGTGGGCCGCCACGCCGGCCCGGGCCGGGGAACCGGCCGCGTTCACCAAGCTGGTGATCCCGGTGGTCAACCAAAGCGGCGCGATGTTGCTGTTGCGCCTGGACGGCAAGGTTAAGACCCCCGGCCGCCACTACCTGGACCAGGGAAAATCGGTCACCTTTACGGCCCTGGACCCCGCCCGCGAGGGCCCGCGCCACGACTACCAACACGTTCTCGCGGTCAGCCAGGGCAGCGGGGGTTTCGGCCCGATCTGCCGGGTCACGGTGGATACGGCCAACCAGTTGCAGGACGGCAACAGCCGGCAGCTCTACTGCGCCGCCACGGCGGACGACGGCGCCTGTCAGTTGCAGGTCTACAGCGAGGCCCAGGTCTGCTTCGTCCTGGTAACCGTGCGCTGAATCCTGGGCCAGGGCCGGGCCGCCAAGGCCTCATGCCTCTTCCATGCCCAAAGCCTAGGGTCTTGCTTTGCAATTAGCGGCGTTC contains:
- a CDS encoding cation:proton antiporter domain-containing protein — translated: MEASLLRDMLIIYALAAVVVAIFQRIKVPPVVGFLLTGVLAGPHGLGLVGEVHQVEMLAEIGIILLLFTIGLEFSAAQLKQMRLPALVGGGLQVLGTAGAGAGAALLLGQGPGQAVFWGFILALSSTAIVLKLLQEKAALDSPQGRTVLGVLIFQDVAAVLMLLTIPFLAAAGTGGAAPAQAGWGLLLKGLAALVLLLVGARWVLPWFMSRMAATRNRELFIIAVVVILLVVLWLTSWAGLSLALGAFLAGLFLAGSRYSHQAVGSFMPMRDLFTSLFFVSIGMLLDLRFLLAHPGWVALGVGAVLVAKTLLAGGAALALAQPLRVALGVGLMLSQVGEFSFVVAKAGHGVGLISPQGYQLMLTVAVLTMALTPPAVWLGGKLAARTQQITLPRPPGMPAPADQDLMGHVIVVGYGINGQNVTRAARAAGIPYVVVEMNPLTVRRETAKGEPFIFGDAMNQAVLEHAGVLTARVVVVAIADPVATRHIVATVKDLNPALHLIARTRFLQEMGELYRLGADEVIPEEYETSVEIFARVLRRFLVPQAEIERLVGGLRAEGYEMLRGLEMPTEHGPDISKLISEVDIVTLQVMADAAAAGKTIAALGLRAKHGVTVLAVRRGRETLANPGADTVLTPGDFLVLMATPSALEGARALLR
- a CDS encoding RNA recognition motif domain-containing protein → MSSNIYVGNLSYDTTDDSLSNAFSQHGTVLSARVITDRMTGRSRGFGFVEMEDNGEAQAAIQAINGTSLDGREVKVNEAKPRESRDSRDSRPPRRW
- a CDS encoding beta-ketoacyl-ACP synthase III, with translation MHNAKVVGAGSYTPETVVTNRDLEKVVDTSDDWITRRTGIKERRIATGGMVTSELAARAARQALEQSGVDACDLDLVVVGTVTPDRQFPSCACVLQEKIGARKAASMDVSAGCSGFIYALSVANNAIRCGEAEHALVVGAEVLSGVTNWSDRGTCVLLGDGAGAVVLSRTEEDTGIKAVHLRSDGSFGHLLYSVDKDCELPSLDIVPGINEQRPFYLVMDGKPLFKKAVECLEEITRWTLDKAQVKVEELALMVPHQANIRIINALAQRLGLTEDKVYTTIDRYGNTSSASIPMALAEAASVGRLAPKDKLLMVTFGAGLTWGASLVEWSI
- a CDS encoding lysophospholipid acyltransferase family protein, which codes for MAEGGMTRRLGMYGLHLFIVVQTIIWSIISILWFLVDSTGSLTHRYGARPWSRVLLWASRVKVETHGLENLERPEGGPMVLVCNHQSLFDILALLSGLPLDFKFVVKKELAKVPLWGYAMKKAGYIFVDRGQSGQAGELMRTAVERIKKGSAVLFFAEGTRSADGRLGEFKRGAFVLASQARADVAPVAIEGSAQVLPKKSWYIRPGRIKITVLPLISDPELKKNSRKLMKATHDTLSLALDAPRTEALAQT
- a CDS encoding B12-binding domain-containing radical SAM protein, coding for MPDVLLINPAWGDRRPRRWPPLDLLGLAALLRGQGATVELADARAVPTAPAALKALAARADTVFITSSPLDRWQRPHLDTRGFAQTCRGLDHPRVVLLGVHGTLSPAEMLAATGAWTLVRGESEQAAPLARGADRSELPGAAWLQKGELRLGPEPAPVELAALPMPAFELAPPEFYEHEALGRRFALLETSRGCAHACRFCLKAMYGPGVRRKSVARVLAEAEAVARLGARCFYFMDLEFTGERERALELCAGLAGLGLGLSWGCQSRPDAVDPELLTALAGAGCRLVRYGVESGSPAVLEGLGKPLDPEAAREAVAATERAGMDSVCSFMLGLPGEGEAERAAILELARSLPAGWVSFQVAVPYPGTGLAADCPDSPAWSACDAQPSAHDELEAWRKRACRSFYLQPGRLARLLGKGRGSLRQNGARLLRELSR